Proteins encoded by one window of Esox lucius isolate fEsoLuc1 chromosome 4, fEsoLuc1.pri, whole genome shotgun sequence:
- the stx3a gene encoding syntaxin-3a isoform X4, translating to MKDRLEQLKATCDNDDDEVEISIDNAAFMDEFFSQIEDIRNSIDKIDENVCEVKKLYSVILSAPTSDQKTQDDLEAVTNDIKKMANNARNKLKTIERNLESEEEERVSADMRIRKSQHAVLSRKFVDVMTKYNEAQVDFRERSKGRIQRQLEITGKATTDEELEEMLEGGNAAVFTSGIMDSGISKQALSEIEARHKDIVRLESSIKELHDMFVDIAMLVESQGDIVNNIEVQVSKAVDHVEVAKSETKKAIKYQSKARKKMVIIVAIVLIMLAVLALIIGLSVGLRQRSV from the exons ACATGTGACAATGACGACGATGAAGTGGAAATTTCAATTGACAATGCAGCTTTTATGGACGAGTTCTTCTCTCAg ATTGAGGACATCCGGAACAGTATTGATAAGATTGATGAGAACGTGTGTGAAGTCAAGAAGCTCTACTCTGTTATCCTGTCGGCACCAACATCGGACCAGA AAACGCAGGATGATTTGGAAGCTGTCACCAACGACATCAAGAAGATGGCTAACAACGCCCGCAACAAACTTAAAA CCATCGAGAGGAATCTGGAAtccgaggaagaggagagggtttCGGCCGACATGCGAATACGCAAATCACAG CATGCAGTGTTGTCCAGGAAGTTTGTGGACGTGATGACCAAGTACAACGAGGCCCAAGTGGACTTCAGGGAGAGGAGTAAAGGACGCATCCAGAGACAACTGGAGATCA CTGGCAAAGCCACAACAgatgaggagctggaggagatgTTAGAGGGCGGGAACGCTGCCGTCTTTACCTCGGGG ATCATGGACTCTGGGATATCGAAGCAGGCCCTTAGTGAGATCGAGGCGCGGCACAAAGACATCGTTCGTCTGGAGAGCAGTATCAAGGAGCTCCACGACATGTTCGTAGACATCGCCATGCTGGTGGAGAGCCAG ggtgACATAGTCAACAATATAGAGGTGCAAGTGTCTAAAGCTGTGGACCATGTAGAGGTGGCTAAGTCGGAGACTAAAAAAGCCATTAAGTACCAGAGCAAAGCACGCAAG AAAATGGTGATAATAGTGGCAATTGTGCTCATCATGCTGGCCGTGCTGGCCCTGATTATTGGCTTGTCAGTCGGATTGAGGCAAAGGAGTGTGTGA
- the stx3a gene encoding syntaxin-3a isoform X7, with protein MKDRLEQLKATCDNDDDEVEISIDNAAFMDEFFSQIEDIRNSIDKIDENVCEVKKLYSVILSAPTSDQKTQDDLEAVTNDIKKMANNARNKLKTIERNLESEEEERVSADMRIRKSQHAVLSRKFVDVMTKYNEAQVDFRERSKGRIQRQLEITGKATTDEELEEMLEGGNAAVFTSGIMDSGISKQALSEIEARHKDIVRLESSIKELHDMFVDIAMLVESQGGMIDRIESNMDQSVGFVERAVADTKKAAKFQQEARRKKMMITLCCAIIGIVAFSYLYSFFS; from the exons ACATGTGACAATGACGACGATGAAGTGGAAATTTCAATTGACAATGCAGCTTTTATGGACGAGTTCTTCTCTCAg ATTGAGGACATCCGGAACAGTATTGATAAGATTGATGAGAACGTGTGTGAAGTCAAGAAGCTCTACTCTGTTATCCTGTCGGCACCAACATCGGACCAGA AAACGCAGGATGATTTGGAAGCTGTCACCAACGACATCAAGAAGATGGCTAACAACGCCCGCAACAAACTTAAAA CCATCGAGAGGAATCTGGAAtccgaggaagaggagagggtttCGGCCGACATGCGAATACGCAAATCACAG CATGCAGTGTTGTCCAGGAAGTTTGTGGACGTGATGACCAAGTACAACGAGGCCCAAGTGGACTTCAGGGAGAGGAGTAAAGGACGCATCCAGAGACAACTGGAGATCA CTGGCAAAGCCACAACAgatgaggagctggaggagatgTTAGAGGGCGGGAACGCTGCCGTCTTTACCTCGGGG ATCATGGACTCTGGGATATCGAAGCAGGCCCTTAGTGAGATCGAGGCGCGGCACAAAGACATCGTTCGTCTGGAGAGCAGTATCAAGGAGCTCCACGACATGTTCGTAGACATCGCCATGCTGGTGGAGAGCCAG GGaggaatgattgacaggattgaGAGCAACATGGACCAATCGGTGGGCTTCGTAGAGCGTGCGGTAGCGGACACTAAGAAAGCTGCCAAATTTCAGCAGGAGGCCCGTCGT aagaagatgatgatcACATTATGCTGTGCTATTATTGGGATTGTTGCGTTTTCCTATTTGTACAGCTTCTTCTCATAG
- the stx3a gene encoding syntaxin-3a isoform X6, with protein MKDRLEQLKATCDNDDDEVEISIDNAAFMDEFFSQIEDIRNSIDKIDENVCEVKKLYSVILSAPTSDQKTQDDLEAVTNDIKKMANNARNKLKTIERNLESEEEERVSADMRIRKSQHAVLSRKFVDVMTKYNEAQVDFRERSKGRIQRQLEITGKATTDEELEEMLEGGNAAVFTSGIMDSGISKQALSEIEARHKDIVRLESSIKELHDMFVDIAMLVESQGGMIDRIESNMDQSVGFVERAVADTKKAAKFQQEARRKTIIIVVVCVVLAVFILAVILSQTVGK; from the exons ACATGTGACAATGACGACGATGAAGTGGAAATTTCAATTGACAATGCAGCTTTTATGGACGAGTTCTTCTCTCAg ATTGAGGACATCCGGAACAGTATTGATAAGATTGATGAGAACGTGTGTGAAGTCAAGAAGCTCTACTCTGTTATCCTGTCGGCACCAACATCGGACCAGA AAACGCAGGATGATTTGGAAGCTGTCACCAACGACATCAAGAAGATGGCTAACAACGCCCGCAACAAACTTAAAA CCATCGAGAGGAATCTGGAAtccgaggaagaggagagggtttCGGCCGACATGCGAATACGCAAATCACAG CATGCAGTGTTGTCCAGGAAGTTTGTGGACGTGATGACCAAGTACAACGAGGCCCAAGTGGACTTCAGGGAGAGGAGTAAAGGACGCATCCAGAGACAACTGGAGATCA CTGGCAAAGCCACAACAgatgaggagctggaggagatgTTAGAGGGCGGGAACGCTGCCGTCTTTACCTCGGGG ATCATGGACTCTGGGATATCGAAGCAGGCCCTTAGTGAGATCGAGGCGCGGCACAAAGACATCGTTCGTCTGGAGAGCAGTATCAAGGAGCTCCACGACATGTTCGTAGACATCGCCATGCTGGTGGAGAGCCAG GGaggaatgattgacaggattgaGAGCAACATGGACCAATCGGTGGGCTTCGTAGAGCGTGCGGTAGCGGACACTAAGAAAGCTGCCAAATTTCAGCAGGAGGCCCGTCGT AAAACAATCATTATTGTGGTGGTCTGTGTTGTCCTAGCCGTATTCATCCTTGCCGTCATCCTATCACAGACAGTGGGGAAATAG
- the stx3a gene encoding syntaxin-3a isoform X2 codes for MKDRLEQLKATCDNDDDEVEISIDNAAFMDEFFSQIEDIRNSIDKIDENVCEVKKLYSVILSAPTSDQKTQDDLEAVTNDIKKMANNARNKLKTIERNLESEEEERVSADMRIRKSQHAVLSRKFVDVMTKYNEAQVDFRERSKGRIQRQLEITGKATTDEELEEMLEGGNAAVFTSGIMDSGISKQALSEIEARHKDIVRLESSIKELHDMFVDIAMLVESQGDIVNNIEVQVSKAVDHVEVAKSETKKAIKYQSKARKGGMIDRIESNMDQSVGFVERAVADTKKAAKFQQEARRKTIIIVVVCVVLAVFILAVILSQTVGK; via the exons ACATGTGACAATGACGACGATGAAGTGGAAATTTCAATTGACAATGCAGCTTTTATGGACGAGTTCTTCTCTCAg ATTGAGGACATCCGGAACAGTATTGATAAGATTGATGAGAACGTGTGTGAAGTCAAGAAGCTCTACTCTGTTATCCTGTCGGCACCAACATCGGACCAGA AAACGCAGGATGATTTGGAAGCTGTCACCAACGACATCAAGAAGATGGCTAACAACGCCCGCAACAAACTTAAAA CCATCGAGAGGAATCTGGAAtccgaggaagaggagagggtttCGGCCGACATGCGAATACGCAAATCACAG CATGCAGTGTTGTCCAGGAAGTTTGTGGACGTGATGACCAAGTACAACGAGGCCCAAGTGGACTTCAGGGAGAGGAGTAAAGGACGCATCCAGAGACAACTGGAGATCA CTGGCAAAGCCACAACAgatgaggagctggaggagatgTTAGAGGGCGGGAACGCTGCCGTCTTTACCTCGGGG ATCATGGACTCTGGGATATCGAAGCAGGCCCTTAGTGAGATCGAGGCGCGGCACAAAGACATCGTTCGTCTGGAGAGCAGTATCAAGGAGCTCCACGACATGTTCGTAGACATCGCCATGCTGGTGGAGAGCCAG ggtgACATAGTCAACAATATAGAGGTGCAAGTGTCTAAAGCTGTGGACCATGTAGAGGTGGCTAAGTCGGAGACTAAAAAAGCCATTAAGTACCAGAGCAAAGCACGCAAG GGaggaatgattgacaggattgaGAGCAACATGGACCAATCGGTGGGCTTCGTAGAGCGTGCGGTAGCGGACACTAAGAAAGCTGCCAAATTTCAGCAGGAGGCCCGTCGT AAAACAATCATTATTGTGGTGGTCTGTGTTGTCCTAGCCGTATTCATCCTTGCCGTCATCCTATCACAGACAGTGGGGAAATAG
- the stx3a gene encoding syntaxin-3a isoform X5, which yields MKDRLEQLKATCDNDDDEVEISIDNAAFMDEFFSQIEDIRNSIDKIDENVCEVKKLYSVILSAPTSDQKTQDDLEAVTNDIKKMANNARNKLKTIERNLESEEEERVSADMRIRKSQHAVLSRKFVDVMTKYNEAQVDFRERSKGRIQRQLEITGKATTDEELEEMLEGGNAAVFTSGIMDSGISKQALSEIEARHKDIVRLESSIKELHDMFVDIAMLVESQGDIVNNIEVQVSKAVDHVEVAKSETKKAIKYQSKARKKTIIIVVVCVVLAVFILAVILSQTVGK from the exons ACATGTGACAATGACGACGATGAAGTGGAAATTTCAATTGACAATGCAGCTTTTATGGACGAGTTCTTCTCTCAg ATTGAGGACATCCGGAACAGTATTGATAAGATTGATGAGAACGTGTGTGAAGTCAAGAAGCTCTACTCTGTTATCCTGTCGGCACCAACATCGGACCAGA AAACGCAGGATGATTTGGAAGCTGTCACCAACGACATCAAGAAGATGGCTAACAACGCCCGCAACAAACTTAAAA CCATCGAGAGGAATCTGGAAtccgaggaagaggagagggtttCGGCCGACATGCGAATACGCAAATCACAG CATGCAGTGTTGTCCAGGAAGTTTGTGGACGTGATGACCAAGTACAACGAGGCCCAAGTGGACTTCAGGGAGAGGAGTAAAGGACGCATCCAGAGACAACTGGAGATCA CTGGCAAAGCCACAACAgatgaggagctggaggagatgTTAGAGGGCGGGAACGCTGCCGTCTTTACCTCGGGG ATCATGGACTCTGGGATATCGAAGCAGGCCCTTAGTGAGATCGAGGCGCGGCACAAAGACATCGTTCGTCTGGAGAGCAGTATCAAGGAGCTCCACGACATGTTCGTAGACATCGCCATGCTGGTGGAGAGCCAG ggtgACATAGTCAACAATATAGAGGTGCAAGTGTCTAAAGCTGTGGACCATGTAGAGGTGGCTAAGTCGGAGACTAAAAAAGCCATTAAGTACCAGAGCAAAGCACGCAAG AAAACAATCATTATTGTGGTGGTCTGTGTTGTCCTAGCCGTATTCATCCTTGCCGTCATCCTATCACAGACAGTGGGGAAATAG
- the stx3a gene encoding syntaxin-3a isoform X3, translating to MKDRLEQLKATCDNDDDEVEISIDNAAFMDEFFSQIEDIRNSIDKIDENVCEVKKLYSVILSAPTSDQKTQDDLEAVTNDIKKMANNARNKLKTIERNLESEEEERVSADMRIRKSQHAVLSRKFVDVMTKYNEAQVDFRERSKGRIQRQLEITGKATTDEELEEMLEGGNAAVFTSGIMDSGISKQALSEIEARHKDIVRLESSIKELHDMFVDIAMLVESQGDIVNNIEVQVSKAVDHVEVAKSETKKAIKYQSKARKGGMIDRIESNMDQSVGFVERAVADTKKAAKFQQEARRKKMMITLCCAIIGIVAFSYLYSFFS from the exons ACATGTGACAATGACGACGATGAAGTGGAAATTTCAATTGACAATGCAGCTTTTATGGACGAGTTCTTCTCTCAg ATTGAGGACATCCGGAACAGTATTGATAAGATTGATGAGAACGTGTGTGAAGTCAAGAAGCTCTACTCTGTTATCCTGTCGGCACCAACATCGGACCAGA AAACGCAGGATGATTTGGAAGCTGTCACCAACGACATCAAGAAGATGGCTAACAACGCCCGCAACAAACTTAAAA CCATCGAGAGGAATCTGGAAtccgaggaagaggagagggtttCGGCCGACATGCGAATACGCAAATCACAG CATGCAGTGTTGTCCAGGAAGTTTGTGGACGTGATGACCAAGTACAACGAGGCCCAAGTGGACTTCAGGGAGAGGAGTAAAGGACGCATCCAGAGACAACTGGAGATCA CTGGCAAAGCCACAACAgatgaggagctggaggagatgTTAGAGGGCGGGAACGCTGCCGTCTTTACCTCGGGG ATCATGGACTCTGGGATATCGAAGCAGGCCCTTAGTGAGATCGAGGCGCGGCACAAAGACATCGTTCGTCTGGAGAGCAGTATCAAGGAGCTCCACGACATGTTCGTAGACATCGCCATGCTGGTGGAGAGCCAG ggtgACATAGTCAACAATATAGAGGTGCAAGTGTCTAAAGCTGTGGACCATGTAGAGGTGGCTAAGTCGGAGACTAAAAAAGCCATTAAGTACCAGAGCAAAGCACGCAAG GGaggaatgattgacaggattgaGAGCAACATGGACCAATCGGTGGGCTTCGTAGAGCGTGCGGTAGCGGACACTAAGAAAGCTGCCAAATTTCAGCAGGAGGCCCGTCGT aagaagatgatgatcACATTATGCTGTGCTATTATTGGGATTGTTGCGTTTTCCTATTTGTACAGCTTCTTCTCATAG
- the stx3a gene encoding syntaxin-3a isoform X1 codes for MKDRLEQLKATCDNDDDEVEISIDNAAFMDEFFSQIEDIRNSIDKIDENVCEVKKLYSVILSAPTSDQKTQDDLEAVTNDIKKMANNARNKLKTIERNLESEEEERVSADMRIRKSQHAVLSRKFVDVMTKYNEAQVDFRERSKGRIQRQLEITGKATTDEELEEMLEGGNAAVFTSGIMDSGISKQALSEIEARHKDIVRLESSIKELHDMFVDIAMLVESQVRLPSSVSTSHSSPHPFIQSSALHLNPTVSDVVFLPCSPHLSVLSVSSVAQCPLSPGCSLVCSVSWLFSGPFPLLPYPLSPGCSLVHSVSWLFSGPFPLLPYPLSPGCSLVHSVSWLFSGPFPLLPYPLSPGCSLVHSVSWLFSGPFPLLPYPLSPGCTLVRSVSWLFSGPSCSLHTFRPL; via the exons ACATGTGACAATGACGACGATGAAGTGGAAATTTCAATTGACAATGCAGCTTTTATGGACGAGTTCTTCTCTCAg ATTGAGGACATCCGGAACAGTATTGATAAGATTGATGAGAACGTGTGTGAAGTCAAGAAGCTCTACTCTGTTATCCTGTCGGCACCAACATCGGACCAGA AAACGCAGGATGATTTGGAAGCTGTCACCAACGACATCAAGAAGATGGCTAACAACGCCCGCAACAAACTTAAAA CCATCGAGAGGAATCTGGAAtccgaggaagaggagagggtttCGGCCGACATGCGAATACGCAAATCACAG CATGCAGTGTTGTCCAGGAAGTTTGTGGACGTGATGACCAAGTACAACGAGGCCCAAGTGGACTTCAGGGAGAGGAGTAAAGGACGCATCCAGAGACAACTGGAGATCA CTGGCAAAGCCACAACAgatgaggagctggaggagatgTTAGAGGGCGGGAACGCTGCCGTCTTTACCTCGGGG ATCATGGACTCTGGGATATCGAAGCAGGCCCTTAGTGAGATCGAGGCGCGGCACAAAGACATCGTTCGTCTGGAGAGCAGTATCAAGGAGCTCCACGACATGTTCGTAGACATCGCCATGCTGGTGGAGAGCCAGGTACGCTTGCCCTCCTCGGTCTCCACCTCCCATTCATCTCCTCATCCATTTATTCAGAGCTCTGCCCTACATTTGAACCCTACTGTTTCTGATGTTGTTTTTCTCCCCTGTTCACCtcatctgtctgtcctgtctgtctcttctgttGCCCAGTGCCCTCTGTCTCCTGGCTGTTCGCTGGTCTGTTCTGTCTCCTGGCTGTTCTCTGGTCCATTCCCACTCCTGCCCTACCCTCTGTCTCCTGGCTGTTCTCTGGTCCATTCTGTCTCCTGGCTGTTCTCTGGTCCGTTCCCACTCCTGCCCTACCCTCTGTCTCCTGGCTGTTCTCTG GTCCATTCTGTCTCCTGGCTGTTCTCTGGTCCATTCCCACTCCTGCCCTACCCTCTGTCTCCTGGCTGTTCTCTGGTCCATTCTGTCTCCTGGCTGTTCTCTGGTCCGTTCCCACTCCTGCCCTACCCTCTGTCTCCTGGCTGTACTCTGGTCCGTTCTGTCTCCTGGCTGTTCTCTGGTCCCTCCTGTTCCCTGCACACTTTCCGTCCTCTGTAA